Proteins from a single region of Hordeum vulgare subsp. vulgare chromosome 6H, MorexV3_pseudomolecules_assembly, whole genome shotgun sequence:
- the LOC123403843 gene encoding cysteine proteinase inhibitor 8-like, whose translation MRTTSFLLLLLAGAANLYLIVSPTKALGGEWQPIPNVADAHVQGIGKCAVDEQNKVTNCGLRFAKVVSGKVQNTGVTTYLLDVDALRLDGSHKIYQVEVVEQNSSGSSTCKLVSFGPNC comes from the coding sequence ATGAGAACTACcagcttcctcctcctcctccttgccggTGCTGCTAATCTATACCTAATTGTCTCACCAACTAAAGCGCTTGGTGGGGAATGGCAACCGATCCCCAATGTCGCTGACGCTCATGTCCAAGGGATCGGCAAGTGCGCGGTGGACGAGCAAAACAAGGTGACAAACTGCGGCCTCAGGTTCGCCAAGGTTGTGAGCGGCAAGGTTCAAAACACAGGCGTCACTACATACCTGCTTGACGTTGACGCACTGCGGCTCGACGGCTCGCACAAAATATATCAGGTGGAGGTGGTCGAGCAGAACTCTTCGGGCAGTTCCACATGCAAGCTTGTCTCCTTTGGCCCAAACTGTTGA